The Porites lutea chromosome 4, jaPorLute2.1, whole genome shotgun sequence genome contains a region encoding:
- the LOC140932926 gene encoding uncharacterized protein isoform X2, with translation MSLTEKLIRVQNDLEDSEGKMSQMYKSMEMKQVEIERLKVQGENAKKAAETVKELKTEIAVKETDLQRAHKTIADLELSVAHLEDKQERDFEKHKKVREDNQKSKDIYEEKIRDQQQYIADLRTELKQHYDVQVKELVGSHQRELTQLRDDHKVEISRMQKALEVARRKSEELKSELSDSSKRNSLVAESGSSKRSSLFSPEGSDGGEAPRKLSLKSSAQAVRFLNKGRNMSDAGSGSEQSDNASTPQSNAKAPSSQASPSTEATRENTSDSVQGKVSLSRRGSKNDKSKKEKSSKETSDRPVKSKSPDKPPAVVEPLEKSVGGEGSSEKKQSDSTLVQVTTSVEMVDVGIQSETEDLSDTELSAPITADRKPSLLEAVPEEEHEDDELESISKEDLIGKLEDYKAKAQERQKKLELELAELKNKYMMKTNALKKQNEEFQNNFQKEKEAMLNRIKDAELLKEQAEKEAEQAVLQLEEVLAEQEEMRRVKEKALQNRQEEQTMTGLSLYDRREEETMTNGSSFDKQEQETMTSKSLANMREEQTMTSMSIERDQDQAVDPNRHHSIGSQSSRRSSAQFVDTATETDQITARGQSPRDSGFEGASSSLKFESRPSSSAAVIPKIDTDDSASGEPKAGMLSPPERSRPVMSARARRRLINSALNDHPVAQETLKTYEAVLRFVDNMVQWLVQEGLGQEANLLRSVKPVMLNKEDTMQIIERMPEIRSNISQVLSQLGSILSSQHLTSSTAVETRSVGLTTSQQSVTEPSDRGSEWRPKSFKKSDVSDTTSLDSNYVKLLKEYNDLAEAYERLQQHLDEEAKFHQEQTSQNVAVMTDMQDTITQLRNQLAELRSSRSASSGRASSSIMFTRLDAERNGKILKRAVHERRLSEESFSAIMEHMDNYVSLPAKRLAHIVRRYSHHRSMKDIEQSLKQGGSLDEGVFSALDKMEKLQNKRAQRWGDKMDQYSNDRERLAQQLTDCFVNLEQETGIFLIKPVYSFKGRPEVNTGYVTAQKHKPPPVPPKASGPVTPAPTPWLGKGPIPPGLYRDFTQSSFARPPSIPTMSQLEDGTMRMRVTRPMEKELLLSSSPGVAWQASKSQAFATPSTAVELNTPKILELDVNRMMIGQTDVSKPILAFVDAGEVTASAVRSYVTVERPTGGKQIKKAKHSSGIQNTSSPSTAQDPTRPHSGPLLSTYSPLPPIHMPKLRQESRSGKSLDSDAVTHSEAGTPVTRKTEDARPSTRGTLNGHDTHMGLVTPEILPVR, from the exons ACAATTGCTGACTTGGAACTTAGTGTAGCTCATCTAGAAGACAAACAAGAAAGggattttgaaaaacacaagAAAGTACGAGAGGACAACCAG aaatcaaAGGATATCTATGAGGAAAAAATCCGCGATCAACAGCAGTACATAGCAGATTTAAGAACAG AATTAAAGCAACATTATGACGTTCAAGTTAAAGAACTTGTAGGAAGCCATCAGAGAGAACTTACACAGCTTAGAGATGACCACAAAGTAGAGATCAGCAGGATGCAAAAAGCACTTGAAGTG GCGAGAAGAAAAAGTGAAGAGCTCAAGTCAGAGTTGTCGGATTCCAGCAAACGTAATTCACTAGTAGCTGAATCTGGCTCAAGTAAAAGGAGCAGTCTGTTTTCACCAGAGGGTTCTGATGGTGGAGAAGCCCCTCGTAAATTGTCCCTCAAATCTTCAGCGCAGGCTGTCAGGTTCTTGAACAAGGGTAGAAACATG AGTGATGCAGGATCAGGCTCAGAGCAAAGTGACAACGCATCAACCCCACAAAGTAACGCCAAGGCTCCAAGTTCACAAGCATCGCCATCTACTGAAGCTACTCGAGAGAATACCAGTGATAGCGTGCAAGGTAAAGTATCTCTCTCTCGGAGGGGATCCAAAAATGACAAGAGCAAGAAAGAGAAATCATCAAAAGAAACTTCTGATAGACCTGTCAAATCTAAGTCTCCTGACAAGCCCCCCGCTGTCGTGGAACCATTGGAGAAGTCGGTGGGAGGAGAGGGTAGTTCAGAAAAGAAACAGAGTGACTCAACACTAGTTCAAG TTACAACCTCTGTTGAGATGGTGGACGTTGGGATTCAGAGTGAAACAGAAGACTTGAGTGACACTGAGTTAAGTGCCCCTATCACAGCTGATAGGAAACCATCCTTGCTTGAAGCGGTACCAGAAGAAGAACACGAGGACGATGAATTG gaaTCAATATCTAAAGAAGATCTCATTGGAAAGTTAGAGGATTACAAGGCTAAG GCACAGGAAAGACAGAAAAAGTTAGAGTTAGAGCTTGCAGAATTAAAAAACAAG TATATGATGAAAACAAATGctctgaaaaaacaaaatgaagagtttcaaaacaactttcaaaag GAAAAAGAAGCCATGCTCAACAGAATCAAGGATGCTGAGTTACTCAAA GAACAGGCAGAAAAAGAG GCGGAACAGGCCGTTTTGCAGCTG GAAGAGGTCCTTGCAGAACAGGAGGAAATG AGACGAGTAAAAGAGAAAGCTCTGCAGAACAGACAGGAAGAGCAGACCATGACTGGACTGTCTCTGTATGATAGACGTGAAGAGGAAACCATGACGAACGGATCGTCATTTGATAAACAAGAACAAGAAACAATGACAAGCAAGTCTTTAGCGAACATGCGAGAGGAACAAACAATGACTTCCATGTCCATAGAAAGAGACCAGGATCAG GCCGTTGATCCTAATAGACATCATTCAATTGGAAGTCAGTCCTCTCGCCGTTCCTCTGCTCAGTTTGTAGACACTGCAACAGAGACCGACCAAATAACTGCGAGGGGACAGAGCCCACGTGATAGCGGCTTTGAAGGCGCCTCGTCAAGCTTGAAATTCGAGTCAAGACCGAGCTCAAGTGCTGCTGTTATCCCCAAAATTGATACTGATGAT AGTGCCTCTGGGGAGCCTAAAGCGGGGATGCTTTCTCCACCTGAGAGGAGTCGACCAGTGATGAGTGCTAGAGCTCGAAGGCGGCTGATAAACTCCGCTCTTAATGACCACCCTGTGGCTCAGGAAACACTTAAGACTTATGAGGCAGTGCTGCGGTTTGTTGATAACATGGTCCAATGGCTGGTACAGGAAGGGCTTGGTCAAGAAGCTAATTTGCTTCGAAGCGTGAAACCTGTCATGCTAAACAAG GAAGATACGATGCAAATAATTGAAAGAATGCCAGAGATACGTAGCAACATTTCCCAG GTGCTAAGTCAGCTGGGCAGTATATTGTCGAGTCAGCATCTTACAAGCTCCACTGCTGTTGAGACGAGGAGTGTAGGTCTTACCACCTCTCAACAATCAGTAACAGAGCCAAGTGATCGCGGGTCGGAATGGCGACCAAAGAGTTTCAAG AAGTCTGACGTTAGTGATACTACATCCCTGGACTCCAACTATGTCAAGTTGCTGAAAGAGTACAATGACTTAGCTGAAGCATATGAGCGGTTACAACAGCATCTGGATGAAGAGGCTAAGTTTCACCAGGAACAAACAAGTCAGAATGTAGCGGTAATGACAGACATGCAGGATACCATCACACAGCTTAGAAACCAACTAGCAGAATTAAGGAGCTCTCGGTCCGCCTCATCCGGG CGTGCAAGTTCTTCCATCATGTTTACACGACTCGATGCAGAGCGGAACGGAAAGATACTCAAGCGTGCTGTTCATGAGAGAAGATTATCTGAAGAGAGCTTCTCTGCGATCATGGAGCATATGGACAACTATGTTAGTTTACCAGCCAAGAGACTGGCGCATATTGTCAGACGATACAGTCACCACCGCTCCATGAAGGACATCG AACAAAGTTTGAAACAAGGCGGTAGCCTTGATGAGGGAGTATTCTCAGCCTTGGATAAAATGGAAAAACTGCAAAACAAACGCGCACAGCGCTGGGGAGACAAAATGGACCAATACTCTAACGATCGAGAAAGGCTCGCTCAACAGTTGACGGATTGCTTTGTAAACCTGGAGCAAGAGACTGGAATCTTCCTTATAAAACCAGTGTATTCTTTTAAAGGAAG ACCGGAAGTAAACACTGGATATGTCACAGCTCAGAAGCACAAACCACCTCCAGTACCACCCAAAGCCAGCGGCCCAGTGACCCCAGCACCCACACCCTGGCTAGGCAAGGGACCTATTCCACCAGGGCTGTACCGTGACTTTACTCAAAGTTCCTTCGCTAGACCTCCCTCCATCCCGACAATGTCCCAGTTAGAAGATGGTACAATGAGGATGAGGGTGACCCGGCCCATGGAAAAAGAGCTCCTGTTAAGCTCTTCACCTGGTGTAGCTTGGCAGGCATCTAAGTCACAAGCCTTTGCGACTCCTTCTACTGCTGTTGAGCTCAATACACCCAAGATTTTGGAGCTGGATGTTAATCGTATGATGATTGGTCAAACGGACGTGAG CAAGCCTATTTTGGCTTTCGTTGATGCAGGGGAAGTGACAGCGTCCGCGGTGAGGAGTTACGTAACAGTTGAGAGACCAACGGGTggcaaacaaatcaaaaaagCCAAACACTCATCGG GTATTCAAAATACATCTTCACCTAGCACTGCTCAAGATCCCACACGCCCTCACAGTGGGCCCCTGTTATCAACTTACTCCCCTTTACCCCCCATACACATGCCAAAATTACGACAGGAGAGCCGATCTGGCAAGTCACTTGACAGCGATGCAGTGACACATTCAGAAGCTGGTACACCTGTGACTCGAAAAACTGAAGACGCTAGACCCAGTACTCGTGGGACTCTTAACGGACATGATACTCACATGGGACTTGTAACTCCAGAGATTTTACCTGTTAGATAG
- the LOC140932926 gene encoding uncharacterized protein isoform X1, which translates to MSLTEKLIRVQNDLEDSEGKMSQMYKSMEMKQVEIERLKVQGENAKKAAETVKELKTEIAVKETDLQRAHKTIADLELSVAHLEDKQERDFEKHKKVREDNQKSKDIYEEKIRDQQQYIADLRTELKQHYDVQVKELVGSHQRELTQLRDDHKVEISRMQKALEVARRKSEELKSELSDSSKRNSLVAESGSSKRSSLFSPEGSDGGEAPRKLSLKSSAQAVRFLNKGRNMSDAGSGSEQSDNASTPQSNAKAPSSQASPSTEATRENTSDSVQGKVSLSRRGSKNDKSKKEKSSKETSDRPVKSKSPDKPPAVVEPLEKSVGGEGSSEKKQSDSTLVQVTTSVEMVDVGIQSETEDLSDTELSAPITADRKPSLLEAVPEEEHEDDELESISKEDLIGKLEDYKAKAQERQKKLELELAELKNKYMMKTNALKKQNEEFQNNFQKEKEAMLNRIKDAELLKEQAEKEAEQAVLQLEEVLAEQEEMRRVKEKALQNRQEEQTMTGLSLYDRREEETMTNGSSFDKQEQETMTSKSLANMREEQTMTSMSIERDQDQVQAVDPNRHHSIGSQSSRRSSAQFVDTATETDQITARGQSPRDSGFEGASSSLKFESRPSSSAAVIPKIDTDDSASGEPKAGMLSPPERSRPVMSARARRRLINSALNDHPVAQETLKTYEAVLRFVDNMVQWLVQEGLGQEANLLRSVKPVMLNKEDTMQIIERMPEIRSNISQVLSQLGSILSSQHLTSSTAVETRSVGLTTSQQSVTEPSDRGSEWRPKSFKKSDVSDTTSLDSNYVKLLKEYNDLAEAYERLQQHLDEEAKFHQEQTSQNVAVMTDMQDTITQLRNQLAELRSSRSASSGRASSSIMFTRLDAERNGKILKRAVHERRLSEESFSAIMEHMDNYVSLPAKRLAHIVRRYSHHRSMKDIEQSLKQGGSLDEGVFSALDKMEKLQNKRAQRWGDKMDQYSNDRERLAQQLTDCFVNLEQETGIFLIKPVYSFKGRPEVNTGYVTAQKHKPPPVPPKASGPVTPAPTPWLGKGPIPPGLYRDFTQSSFARPPSIPTMSQLEDGTMRMRVTRPMEKELLLSSSPGVAWQASKSQAFATPSTAVELNTPKILELDVNRMMIGQTDVSKPILAFVDAGEVTASAVRSYVTVERPTGGKQIKKAKHSSGIQNTSSPSTAQDPTRPHSGPLLSTYSPLPPIHMPKLRQESRSGKSLDSDAVTHSEAGTPVTRKTEDARPSTRGTLNGHDTHMGLVTPEILPVR; encoded by the exons ACAATTGCTGACTTGGAACTTAGTGTAGCTCATCTAGAAGACAAACAAGAAAGggattttgaaaaacacaagAAAGTACGAGAGGACAACCAG aaatcaaAGGATATCTATGAGGAAAAAATCCGCGATCAACAGCAGTACATAGCAGATTTAAGAACAG AATTAAAGCAACATTATGACGTTCAAGTTAAAGAACTTGTAGGAAGCCATCAGAGAGAACTTACACAGCTTAGAGATGACCACAAAGTAGAGATCAGCAGGATGCAAAAAGCACTTGAAGTG GCGAGAAGAAAAAGTGAAGAGCTCAAGTCAGAGTTGTCGGATTCCAGCAAACGTAATTCACTAGTAGCTGAATCTGGCTCAAGTAAAAGGAGCAGTCTGTTTTCACCAGAGGGTTCTGATGGTGGAGAAGCCCCTCGTAAATTGTCCCTCAAATCTTCAGCGCAGGCTGTCAGGTTCTTGAACAAGGGTAGAAACATG AGTGATGCAGGATCAGGCTCAGAGCAAAGTGACAACGCATCAACCCCACAAAGTAACGCCAAGGCTCCAAGTTCACAAGCATCGCCATCTACTGAAGCTACTCGAGAGAATACCAGTGATAGCGTGCAAGGTAAAGTATCTCTCTCTCGGAGGGGATCCAAAAATGACAAGAGCAAGAAAGAGAAATCATCAAAAGAAACTTCTGATAGACCTGTCAAATCTAAGTCTCCTGACAAGCCCCCCGCTGTCGTGGAACCATTGGAGAAGTCGGTGGGAGGAGAGGGTAGTTCAGAAAAGAAACAGAGTGACTCAACACTAGTTCAAG TTACAACCTCTGTTGAGATGGTGGACGTTGGGATTCAGAGTGAAACAGAAGACTTGAGTGACACTGAGTTAAGTGCCCCTATCACAGCTGATAGGAAACCATCCTTGCTTGAAGCGGTACCAGAAGAAGAACACGAGGACGATGAATTG gaaTCAATATCTAAAGAAGATCTCATTGGAAAGTTAGAGGATTACAAGGCTAAG GCACAGGAAAGACAGAAAAAGTTAGAGTTAGAGCTTGCAGAATTAAAAAACAAG TATATGATGAAAACAAATGctctgaaaaaacaaaatgaagagtttcaaaacaactttcaaaag GAAAAAGAAGCCATGCTCAACAGAATCAAGGATGCTGAGTTACTCAAA GAACAGGCAGAAAAAGAG GCGGAACAGGCCGTTTTGCAGCTG GAAGAGGTCCTTGCAGAACAGGAGGAAATG AGACGAGTAAAAGAGAAAGCTCTGCAGAACAGACAGGAAGAGCAGACCATGACTGGACTGTCTCTGTATGATAGACGTGAAGAGGAAACCATGACGAACGGATCGTCATTTGATAAACAAGAACAAGAAACAATGACAAGCAAGTCTTTAGCGAACATGCGAGAGGAACAAACAATGACTTCCATGTCCATAGAAAGAGACCAGGATCAGGTACAG GCCGTTGATCCTAATAGACATCATTCAATTGGAAGTCAGTCCTCTCGCCGTTCCTCTGCTCAGTTTGTAGACACTGCAACAGAGACCGACCAAATAACTGCGAGGGGACAGAGCCCACGTGATAGCGGCTTTGAAGGCGCCTCGTCAAGCTTGAAATTCGAGTCAAGACCGAGCTCAAGTGCTGCTGTTATCCCCAAAATTGATACTGATGAT AGTGCCTCTGGGGAGCCTAAAGCGGGGATGCTTTCTCCACCTGAGAGGAGTCGACCAGTGATGAGTGCTAGAGCTCGAAGGCGGCTGATAAACTCCGCTCTTAATGACCACCCTGTGGCTCAGGAAACACTTAAGACTTATGAGGCAGTGCTGCGGTTTGTTGATAACATGGTCCAATGGCTGGTACAGGAAGGGCTTGGTCAAGAAGCTAATTTGCTTCGAAGCGTGAAACCTGTCATGCTAAACAAG GAAGATACGATGCAAATAATTGAAAGAATGCCAGAGATACGTAGCAACATTTCCCAG GTGCTAAGTCAGCTGGGCAGTATATTGTCGAGTCAGCATCTTACAAGCTCCACTGCTGTTGAGACGAGGAGTGTAGGTCTTACCACCTCTCAACAATCAGTAACAGAGCCAAGTGATCGCGGGTCGGAATGGCGACCAAAGAGTTTCAAG AAGTCTGACGTTAGTGATACTACATCCCTGGACTCCAACTATGTCAAGTTGCTGAAAGAGTACAATGACTTAGCTGAAGCATATGAGCGGTTACAACAGCATCTGGATGAAGAGGCTAAGTTTCACCAGGAACAAACAAGTCAGAATGTAGCGGTAATGACAGACATGCAGGATACCATCACACAGCTTAGAAACCAACTAGCAGAATTAAGGAGCTCTCGGTCCGCCTCATCCGGG CGTGCAAGTTCTTCCATCATGTTTACACGACTCGATGCAGAGCGGAACGGAAAGATACTCAAGCGTGCTGTTCATGAGAGAAGATTATCTGAAGAGAGCTTCTCTGCGATCATGGAGCATATGGACAACTATGTTAGTTTACCAGCCAAGAGACTGGCGCATATTGTCAGACGATACAGTCACCACCGCTCCATGAAGGACATCG AACAAAGTTTGAAACAAGGCGGTAGCCTTGATGAGGGAGTATTCTCAGCCTTGGATAAAATGGAAAAACTGCAAAACAAACGCGCACAGCGCTGGGGAGACAAAATGGACCAATACTCTAACGATCGAGAAAGGCTCGCTCAACAGTTGACGGATTGCTTTGTAAACCTGGAGCAAGAGACTGGAATCTTCCTTATAAAACCAGTGTATTCTTTTAAAGGAAG ACCGGAAGTAAACACTGGATATGTCACAGCTCAGAAGCACAAACCACCTCCAGTACCACCCAAAGCCAGCGGCCCAGTGACCCCAGCACCCACACCCTGGCTAGGCAAGGGACCTATTCCACCAGGGCTGTACCGTGACTTTACTCAAAGTTCCTTCGCTAGACCTCCCTCCATCCCGACAATGTCCCAGTTAGAAGATGGTACAATGAGGATGAGGGTGACCCGGCCCATGGAAAAAGAGCTCCTGTTAAGCTCTTCACCTGGTGTAGCTTGGCAGGCATCTAAGTCACAAGCCTTTGCGACTCCTTCTACTGCTGTTGAGCTCAATACACCCAAGATTTTGGAGCTGGATGTTAATCGTATGATGATTGGTCAAACGGACGTGAG CAAGCCTATTTTGGCTTTCGTTGATGCAGGGGAAGTGACAGCGTCCGCGGTGAGGAGTTACGTAACAGTTGAGAGACCAACGGGTggcaaacaaatcaaaaaagCCAAACACTCATCGG GTATTCAAAATACATCTTCACCTAGCACTGCTCAAGATCCCACACGCCCTCACAGTGGGCCCCTGTTATCAACTTACTCCCCTTTACCCCCCATACACATGCCAAAATTACGACAGGAGAGCCGATCTGGCAAGTCACTTGACAGCGATGCAGTGACACATTCAGAAGCTGGTACACCTGTGACTCGAAAAACTGAAGACGCTAGACCCAGTACTCGTGGGACTCTTAACGGACATGATACTCACATGGGACTTGTAACTCCAGAGATTTTACCTGTTAGATAG